The Candidatus Cybelea sp. DNA segment AGGCCAGCGTTTTTGCCAGCCCCGGCGGGCCCTCGAGCAGCACGTGGCCGTTGCAGAGCAGTGCGAGGAGCAGGCCTTCGATGACCGCCTCTTGTCCGACGATCGTCTTCGCGAGCGCGGCGCGAAGATCGCCCGGTTCCCGTGCCGCGATCATACGAGCGATCCTGCGTACCGCTCGAGCGCGCCGCACGCGTCTTCGATCGCCGGTGCAAGATCGGCGTCGTAGGTAAAGGCACTGCGCTCGAGCGCGATCAGCACGTCGCGCAGCGGCACGTCATCGGTTCCGGGACGGCGCAGCACGTCGGCGAGCGTCGCCCCTTCGGAGGCGCCGATCGTCCGCCAGACGGCGGCGCGAACGCGTACCGCGGCGGCTCTCGTGCGTTCGGCCCTCAAGACCACCAGTGCGTCTTCGATTTGCTGGCGAAGCGTCCGCTGCGGAGGCGGCGGCGCGACGGGTTCGAGGACGATTGGAACCACGACTCTGGGGCGGTTTGCCGCCGCACGCACCGCCAAGAGGACGATGACGCCGAGCGCGACGAGCACCACGAGCGGCGCGAGGATCCAAACCACTCCGAGCAACGCGGAGCGGACGCTGGAGGCGATTCGCTCGGGGGATTGCCCCGCGACGAGTTTCAGGTCATTCGTGTACCACTCTTTGGGGTGGCCGTCTCGCGCGTCGACGGCTTGCAGCGTCGCCGGCGCGATCGCAAGCGTTCCCGGGTCGTGGGCGACGACGGTGATCACTTCGCGGTACTGCGATCCGTGAGAATCGCTCGTGATCTCCCGCTCGTCGCCGAGCAGTTCGAGCGCAGCGAGCAGCGGCAGTTCGATGTTGTTGATCTCGCTCACGCGCTCGCGCACGCGCAGCGAAACGATGAGGTGAAAGGGCGCGTCGACCCGCGGCCGAGTCGTGTCGGCGGAAAGCACGAACGACTCAACCGAGAGCCGCTGCAGGCTCTGTGCGGTGCACATGCTGCAGGAAAGAAGCGCCGCGAATGCGGCGGCGACCAGGCCGGTTAGGAGACGCGTCAAGCTCGGGAGACTCCCGAAAGCCACTTCGCGAAGAGATAGCGCGCGTCGAATGGGCCGGGCGACGCCTCCGGATGAAACTGCACCGCCGCAATTGGCAGGGTGCGGTGACGGAAGCCTTCATTCGTGCCGTCGTTGAGGTTGGTCATCGTTGCCTCGAGATCGTCGGGAAGCGACTGCGCGTCGACGGCGTAGCCGTGGTTGTGGGCGGTGACGATCACCGCCCCGGCCTCGAGCTCCTTCACCGGTTGGTTCCCGCCGCGATGCCCGTACGGCAACTTGTAGGTTCTGCCGCCGCACGCCAGCGCCAGCAGCTGATGCCCCAAACAGACGCCGAAGAGCGGCTTGCGACCGACCAGCCCGCGAAGCGCGTCGATCGTCTGCGTGAGATCGGTCGGGTCTCCAGGCCCGGGCGAGACGACGACCGCGTCGGGCTCGAGTGCGAGCACTTCGTCGGCGCTCGCGTCGTAGGGAACGACCGAGACCGCCGCCCCGAGCGCCTCGAGCTGCCGCAGGATCGCGCGTTTGACGCCGCAGTCGATCACGACGATTCTGGGGCCGGGACCGGACGCCGCGACGAAGGCCTCGCGCGCGGCAACGCTGGGAACGAGCGCTTTCGTGTTAGCGGTGCGCACGTAGTCGGCGAGGCTCCGTTCGGCCTCGCGCAAAGCCGGCTCGCCGACGGCCAGCGCCGCCCAAATCGTTCCGTGTTCCCGCAGCGCAATCGTAATCGCGCGCGTATCCGCCTCGACGAGGGCGGGAACGAGCCATTGGTCAAGCCACGACGGCAAGCTCTGCTTCGAAAGGTGGTGTGAGGGGTGATGGGCGATCTGTTTGATCACGGTCGCGGCGGCGCACGGGCGGCCGGACTGCGCGGCACTTCCCGAGATGCCGTAGTTCCCGATCATCGGGTAGGTGAACGTCAGAATCTGCCCCGCATACGACGGATCGGTCAGCGCTTCTTCATAACCGGTCATCCCCGTATAGAAAACCGCCTCGCCTAGCGCGATGCCCTCGACGCCGAGGCCCTGGCCGTCGAAACGGCTGCCGTCGGCCAAGAACAGCGCCGCCGGAGTTAACGCCGTCATACGGCAATCTCGGCTCGATAGCGAAGCTCGCCGCCGACGATCGTCGCCAGAACTCTACGGGGCAGCTTCCAGCCCGCAAAGGGCGTCGACTTACCCTTCGATGCGAACGCGGCCGGATCTACGATCCACTCGCGCTGCGCGAAGATGGTGACGTCGGCCCGCGCGCCGCGCTCCAGCGAACCGCCGGCGATTCCCAAGATGCGCGCGGGATTGGTCGACAGCATTTCGACGAAGCGGGAGACGGGCAGATCGGGGAGCGCGTGCGCGTAGGCGCCCACCGCGACCTCCAAGCCGGAGAAGCCGGGAGCGATGGTTCCGCCGGCGCCGCTTTTTTCCGCGCTCGTGTGCGGTGCGTGATCGCTGGCGAACGCATCGATCGTGCCGTCGCGAACGCCTTCACGCAGCGCGGCGCAGTCTTCTTCTTCACGCAGCGGCGGGTTGACGCGCGCCGCGGGGCCGAGCTCGCGCGCGCTCTCGCCGGTAAGGATCAGATGGTGCGGCGTCACTTCGCACGTTACCGGCGCTCCTTGCCGGCGTGCGACGCGCACGAGATCGAGCGCGCACCGCGTCGTGAGATGCGCGACGTGCCAGTTCTTCATCGTCGCCGCGGCGATAACGAGAT contains these protein-coding regions:
- a CDS encoding dihydroorotase → MEALLIKGGRVVDPANRFDGLRDVRIGAGVIEAIGEHLTAREEELVIDARGSIVAPGFVDMHVHLREPGYPEKETIATGTEAAVRGGFTSVACMPNTKPALDAPATLERLREQIAREARCRVYPIAAMTLGRLGLEPCDYEALVRAGAVAFSDDGDTIAGAPVALAVAQRGRAVAGVFISHCEDPSFPSAAGRPPMAEDLAVARDLVIAAATMKNWHVAHLTTRCALDLVRVARRQGAPVTCEVTPHHLILTGESARELGPAARVNPPLREEEDCAALREGVRDGTIDAFASDHAPHTSAEKSGAGGTIAPGFSGLEVAVGAYAHALPDLPVSRFVEMLSTNPARILGIAGGSLERGARADVTIFAQREWIVDPAAFASKGKSTPFAGWKLPRRVLATIVGGELRYRAEIAV
- the carA gene encoding glutamine-hydrolyzing carbamoyl-phosphate synthase small subunit codes for the protein MTALTPAALFLADGSRFDGQGLGVEGIALGEAVFYTGMTGYEEALTDPSYAGQILTFTYPMIGNYGISGSAAQSGRPCAAATVIKQIAHHPSHHLSKQSLPSWLDQWLVPALVEADTRAITIALREHGTIWAALAVGEPALREAERSLADYVRTANTKALVPSVAAREAFVAASGPGPRIVVIDCGVKRAILRQLEALGAAVSVVPYDASADEVLALEPDAVVVSPGPGDPTDLTQTIDALRGLVGRKPLFGVCLGHQLLALACGGRTYKLPYGHRGGNQPVKELEAGAVIVTAHNHGYAVDAQSLPDDLEATMTNLNDGTNEGFRHRTLPIAAVQFHPEASPGPFDARYLFAKWLSGVSRA